The Bacillus thermozeamaize DNA window AATACGCGTCATTGAGGGGATCGATTTTCACTTAAACCGCGGGGAAATTTGTTCCGTGATCGGGCCGAATGGCGCGGGGAAAACCACCTTTCTCAACCTGCTGAGCGGCAAACTGGTGCCCAATCGGGGAGAGATCGTCTATCGCAACCGTTCCATCACGCGCCTGTCGCCGGAAGCGCGCCGCCATTTAGGATTGGCCCGTTCCTTTCAAATCACCAACATTTTTCTGCATAAAACGGTTTATGAAAATGTCCGCTTTGCTGTACAAGGGTTGCATAAGAAGCGCTACGCGATGTGGAGACCGATCGATGATTATCGTGATATCGAAAAGGAAACGGAAGAATTGATCCATCTCATGAATTTGCAGGCGTTGAAAAACGCCCGCTGCCTCGATCTCGCGTATGCCGAACAGCGTCTTGTGGAACTTGCGCTCACGCTGGCAGGCGGCGCGGAAGTGCTGTTGCTTGATGAGCCAACGGCCGGTCTTTCTCTCGAAGAGAGCCGTTATGTTGCCGCGCTGATTCGGCGGCTTGTCGACGAGCGGGGTGTGAGCATCGTGTTCATTGAGCACGATATGGACATTGTCTTTTCGATTTCGGATCGCATTGCCGTGATGTACTACGGCAAGCTCCTCGTCACGGATACGCCGGAACGCGTCAGACAGAATGAACAGGTGCAAAAAATATACCTCGGAGAAATGGGCGGTGAATCAGTTCAGTGAATAAGATCCTTGAGCTTGACGACGTGCACGCGTTTTACGGAGAGGCGCACGTCCTGCACGGGGTTTCTCTCGTTGTTCAACCTGGACAAGTCGTATGTCTCATCGGCAGAAACGGGATGGGCAAGTCAACGACCCTGAAAGCGATCATGGGTTTGGTTCATGTCAGAAAAGGGGGGATTTATTATCGGGGAGAAGCGATTACCAACTGGGAGCCGTACAAAGTATTCAAGAAAGCGATCGGCTACATCCCGGAAGATCGCCGCATTTTTGCAAGCTTGACGGTGAGAGAGAACTTGTTGTTGGGGGCCTATTATGCGCCGAAAAAGAAAAAACGGTGGACGATCGAGGAGGTGTTCAAACTATTTCCGGTTCTCAAGGAAAAACAGGACCGAAGCGGCGCGATGCTGAGCGGCGGCGAACAACAAATGCTGGCGATTGCCCGGAGCTTGATGAGCGATCCGGAATTGTTGCTTATCGACGAACCGTGCGAAGGCCTGGCGCCGATTATCGTGCAGGAATTGGGCGCAGCGATCAAGCGGCTGTATGAAGAAGGGCTGCCGATCCTCTTGGTCGAACAAAGCCTCAAGCTGTCGAAAGAGCTGGGTGACTACTACTATGTGTTGAGCAAAGGCCAGGTGGTGTTTTCCGGCGATCGCCAAGCGTTGTTCGGCGACGGTGACGTGATCAGCAAATATTTGGGCGTAAATGTTTGAATAAAATAAAAAATATGTTTTTAGGGGGATGAGGTATGCGGTTTTTTCATCGGCGGGGTTGGCTCGTTTCATTGGTCGTTGTCATGGCGTTATTGTTGGCTGGATGCGGTGGATCGACTTCCACGGGCGGGCAGGCGAATGATGCGGATAAAGGCAGCGGTGACACGCTGAAGGTTGGTTTTCTTGGCGACTTGAGCGGGCCGTATGCGGATATGGGAAAAGAAAGCCTGGATGCGATTCAAACCGCGGTCAACGAGATCAATGAACAAGGCGGACTGCTGGGCAAAAAGGTGGAACTCGTCTACGAAGACGACGAGTTAAAACCGGACATTGCGCTTCGCAAAGCGGAAAAAATGGTCTTGGATCAAGGGGTGAAGTTTCTCTTTGGCAATACCAGCAGCGCGGCTGCGTTGGCATTGGAAGAGAAGTTGCCGCAATGGGGCGTGCTGATGTTCGGCTATGTGACCAAATCGGTCAAGGTGACGGCGCCGGAGGTGAATGAAAACTTTTTCCGTGCTTGCCACAACGACGATCAAGACAAGGCGGCGATTGAAGACTACCTTAAAAGAGGCGGGGTCAAGTATCAGAACTATTACTTGGTCGGAGCCGACTATGAATGGGGTCACGACATGGTCGAACAGTTGGAAAACATCGTGAAGAACCTCAACGGCAACATCGTCGGCAAAGAATTTACACCGCTTGGTTCGACGGAGTTCGGTACGGTCATTACCAACATCCGCAGCAAAAAGCCTGATGTTGTCCTGGCGGCGCTGGGCGGCACCGATCAAGTGAATTTTCTCAAACAAGTGGAGAGTTTCGGTCTGATGAAAGACGGTATCGACGTCATTGTCACACCGCTGATGAACATTTCTTTGAAAGCCGAGGTCGCCGGTGTGCGGGGACCGCTCAATTACCACTATTCGATTGACACTCCCTTGAACAAAAATTTTGTCGAACGGTTTGAGAAGGAACACGGATATAAGCCGCCTAATTTCGGAGGCGAGGCATATAACGCGGCCCTCATGTTGTTCGAAGCGATCAAAAAGAGCCAGTCCACCGACGTGGAGACGCTGAAGAAAACGTTGGAAGACAATTTTGAATTCGAAACCAACTTGGGCCGCCTAAAAATCGATCCGGAAACGCATCAGCTCATGCACCCGAATTATATCTTCGAAACCGTGAAAGATCCGGCAACAGGGAAGATGGACTTGAAACTGGTCCATACCACTCCGATTGAGGTGGCAAACGCCGTTTATTTAAATAAATAATGCATGCATGCATGTACACATGCATGCACATCTGGACTGCCCCGGTTGCGGGGCAGTTTTTTTCTTTTTTTGCCAGGAAAGTCAGGAAACTGATACAATAGAGGAAGCCGTCCGTATGACGATCTGATGGGAAAGGGGGCGTTGCGGTGAAAGTACGAAAAGCGATCATTCCCGCGGCGGGTCTGGGGACGCGCTTTCTGCCGGCGACCAAGGCGATGCCGAAAGAGATGCTGCCCATTGTGGACAAGCCGACGATTCAATATATCGTGGAGGAGGCGGTGGCCTCCGGAATCGAGGATATCATCATCGTGACGGGAAAGGGAAAAAGAGCGATCGAGGATCACTTCGATACCTCTTTTGAGCTGGAGTATCACTTGCGGCAGAAGGGGAAGCTGGACCTGCTGGAGGAAGTGAGGCGGCCTTCACAGGTGGAGATTCACTATATCCGCCAGAAGGAGCCGTTGGGGCTGGGCCATGCGGTGTGGTGCGCGCGGAAGTTTATCGGCGATGAGCCGTTCGCGGTGCTTTTGGGAGATGACATCGTTCAGGCGGAGGTGCCCGCCCTGAAGCAGATGATCGAGCAGTTCAACCGTTACCGGGCTTCGGTGATCGGCGTGCAACCGGTGCGCGAGGATGAGGTGGAACGCTACGGCATCGTGGAGGCGCAGAAGATCGATGAAGCTTTTTACCGGGTTCTTCACCTGGTGGAGAAACCGAAGCGGGACGAGGCGCCGTCTAACCTGGCCATTATGGGCAGGTATATCCTGACGCCGCGGATTTTTGACTTGCTGGAGAAGCAGCAGGCGGGCAGCGGTGGAGAAATCCAGCTCACGGACGCCATTTCCGCGTTGAACAAGGTGGAAGCGGTGTATGCGTACCAGTTCGTCGGAACCCGTTACGATGTCGGGGAGAAGCTGGGGTATATCCAGACGATGATCGAACTGGCCCTGCAACGGGAGGAACTGCGCGCCGAGCTGTTGGATTATCTCCACAGATTGCTGGAGAAGGAAAAAGCGGCCAACCGTCCGCTGCGGTAGAGACGCAAGCTCCGGTGCAAGGGAGCCTGTCCGATGGGTTGGCAGTGAGCCTGTCCCCACGGCCTGGAGGCGAGCCTATCGGTGGCTTGTGGAATGAACCGGTTGCTCCGCGAGCATGTAGATGCCTTCCTCTTCCCGGACCAGTCCCTGCTCCACCAGCCGCTCCAAGTGGTGTTTGATCATGAACATGTCAAAGAGGCGGTTCAGGGCAACGGGCGGGGCGTGCTTGCGGAAGATGGGCCTGCCTTCCATCACCTCTTCCAGCGTGCAAGGCTTCTCGCGCAGGATGTTCAGGATGCGTTCGTCCCGTTTGGCAATTTTGCCGGTGTAGTTGTCCAATAGCTGGTCAAGGTCTTCCCGGTAAATCTGGGGCATGTGGCTTGTGATCAGGACAGCGGGCCGAATGGCACGGATCTTTTCAATATCTTCAACAAAGCGGACGATGCTGGAGTGGGGATTTCCATACCAAGGTCCGAACGGGGTCATGTCCACGTCCGTGGAAAAGAGAATGCCGTTTTTTTCCTCATAAAGCATGATGTGATCACAGGCGTGGCCGGGAGCGTGAATGACGCGCAGTTTGGTCTTGCCGAAGTCCAGCACGTCTCCGTCCTGAATGGTGTGATGGACCTGCAGATTGGCGCTGAACCGCCCGCTTGCGATCAGCTCCTGCTGCGATTCGGGATCAAGAAGATGAATGCCCGTGTATTCCGAAACCTTTTCCGGATTCCGGAAGACTTCGGCGCTATAAGCAGGCACCCAGAGTTGCGCCTGTTCCGCGAACAAGTGATTCAGAATCGTGTGATCCTTATGAAAATGCGTGTTGATCACGATCTCCGTTTTTCCTTGATATTCCGCCACTTCACTGGCGCCCGTGTCAATGATGACGGCCACTTCACCGTCAATCCGGAGGCTGTTGCAGGCCGGCAAATTCCCAAAAAGCGGATGATGGCCGAAAATGACGCTCATTTCATCCGTCAAGCGAAGTATGTTCACGCAGGTCACCTCTTTGGATTTTGTGCTTGAAAAATCTGTACGACAACAGATTATACCAAATTTGAAGAGTGGATAGATAGGAATCTGAGTGAAAATATCGTATTCTTTTTAAAACGGCGCCTGTCATGCGGACAGATGAGGCCATAGAAGGCTATAGATGAGATGGATGTGGCTGTAGATGAGATGATAGATGAGATTTTTCAACGAGATTTTAATATGAGGTGACAGCCATGCGATTGAAGGAAAAAGTGTGCTTGATCACCAACGCGGGTGACTACATGGGTCCCGCCACGGTGAAGGAATTTCAGCGGGAAGGAGCCATTCTCTATGTTCATGGAAAGGATGGCGGGAAGGTCAGGGAGATGCTGGAACGGTTTGAAGTGGATCTCTCCGCGATATCCTTGTTGGAGGCCGATATTGGAAGTCCGGACGGGGCGCAAAAGATTGCGGAAAAAGTGAGCGGGGAGAAGGGGAGAATTGACGTTCTGGTGAACGTCAACAGCCATCCCCCCGGCGGGTCACTGGTCCATGAAACAGAGGAGGCGTTCTGGCGGTCCATGTTTCACCGGCTGGTGGATGAGCTGTTTTTCATGTGCAAGGCGGTCTTGCCGTTTATGATCGAAGCCCGCAGAGGGAAAATCGTCAATTTTACCTCGTCGGCCGGTGTCCGGGGGATGCCCAAATACGCGACCTATTCGGCCGCGCGGTTTGCGGCGAACGGCTTCACGCAGGCCTTGGGACGGGAGGTGGCCCGGTACAACATCCAGGTCAACGCGATTGCCCAGAATTATGTGGAGAATCCGCAATACTATCCGGATGAGCTGATCGCAAATCCCGAGATTTTGGCCAAGATTCAGCAAAAAATCCCCCTTGGCCGTCTGGCCAAGGGGTGGGAGTCGGCCCGGCTGGCGGTATTTCTGGCCTCGGAGGAAAGCGATTTTCTCTGTGGGGAAGTGATCCGTTTTACGGGAGGCGGAGACTGAGATCCGCCTGATGTCCGCCGCGCCGGAAAGCCGGATGTCACCTTCCATGCCTTCAATTTATCATCCTTCAATTTATTATAATGAAGCCTTCCAGTAAAATGCCGGCCATCAGCAAGATGCCGTATTGGGTGTGCAGCTGGGCGGTCGATTTCATGGCCGGCATCATTTCCGCCGGCTTGGTCTTGCCGCGAAAGCGGCGAATGGCCTGAACCGCTTTCGGCAGGCTGAGCAGGACCAGCAAAAACCAGTATGAAGCGATGATCAGTGCGTACACGATGGTCCACAGATACGCCGCGGCAAACATTCCGGCGAGAAGCTGGATCGCTTTCGGGCGTCCGAGCCGGATGGCCAGCGTTTTGCGCCCGCGCTCCCGGTCGCTGTCCAAGTCACGGATATTGTTGGACAGAAGGATGGCCCCCACCAGGATGGCTACCGGTATGGAAGTCAGAACGACATCGCGGCTCAGGGTGCCCGCCTGAATGTAGTAGGAGATGAGCACGATCACTGGGCCCATAAAAAATCCCGAGGCCAGTTCGCCAAACGGGGTATAGGCCAGCGGGTAAGGCCCGCCGGTATAAAAGTATCCGACCGCCATGCTCACCAGGCCGACGACGGCAATCCACCAGCTGCTGTTGGCGCAGATGTAAAGGCCCAGCAGGATGGCGATGAAAAAGAAGAGGATGGCCAGACACAGCACGGTCTTGGGGGAGATCCCGTCACGCACGATGGCCCCGCCGATCCCCACCGATTCCGGGGTATCCAGTCCCCTTTTGTAATCGTAGTACTCATTGAACAGGTTCGTCGCCGCCTGGATCAGAAGGGAAGCCGCCAGCATGGCGAAAAAGAGCGGCAGATGGATCGCGGTGTGACTCATCGCCATCGCCGTGCCGATGAGCACCGGGATCACCGAGGCGGTCAGGGTATGGGGGCGCATTTGACGCCACCAGACGCGCCAGTCGGGCAGCGGAGGAAGGGTTGAAGCGGGGATGATTGGTTTTTCCGGGTTCAATGCGCATCCCCCTTTCATGATGTGTTCGGATGTTGTTCCGTACGGTGGGGATCAAGGACATGCCGTATTGTTTCAGATGATACAAATTTATACGTTATACGATTTATACGTCATGCGATTTATACGATTATACGGTGGTTGCCTGGATGTGCATCAGGTCATGCATCTCTGAAAGTGGCCGGGTGTACCCCGCAAGCAGGTAATCCTCCTCCTTGTAGATGTGGTGGATGATCCCGCCGCCCAGGCAGATCTCGCCGTCGTAAAACACCACGGCCTGGCCAGGGGTGACCGCTTTCTGCGGTTTTTCAAAGCGGACCAGACAACGGCTGTCCGGCAAGATTTGAATCGTGACGTCCTGATCTGCTTGCCGGTAACGGAACTTGGCCGTGCAGGAAAAGCGGCCCGTCGTTCCTTTCACCGGAGGATGACCGCTGATCCAGTTGACATCGGTGGCCAGCAAGCCGTAGGAATAAAGGGCTGGATGTTCGCTGCCCTGGACGACGTAGAGGATGTTGTGTTCCAGGTCCTTGTCGGCGACGAACCAGGGCTCGCCGGTCCCGCCTCCGCCAATGCCCAGCCCCTGCCGCTGGCCCAGGGTGTAGTACATCAGTCCCTGGTGGCGGCCCTTCAGCTCGCCGTCCAGTGTCCGGATGTCACCCGGCTGGGCGGGCAGGTAATGGCTGAGGAACGAGCGGAAATCCCGTTCGCCGATAAAACAGATCCCCGTGCTGTCTTTTTTCCCGGCGGTCGGCAGCCCCGCTTCCCGCGCGATCTGCCGCACCTCTTGCTTGGTCAGGTGGCCGAGGGGGAACAGGGTTTTGGAAAGCTGGTACTGGTTCAGTTGGTTGAGGAAATAGGTCTGGTCCTTGTTCCGGTCGGCCGACCGCAGCAGGTGCCAGGTGCCGCCGCGCTGTTCCAGGCGGGCGTAGTGTCCGGTGGCGATGAGGTCGGCACCCAGTGAGAGCGCCTTGTCGAGAAACTGGCCAAATTTGATCTCGCGGTTGCACATCACGTCCGGATTGGGCGTCCGGCCTTTCCGGTATTCATCCAGGAAATAGGAAAACACCTTATCGCGGTATTCCTGTTCAAAGTTCACGGTGTAATAAGGGATCCCGATATGTTGGCAGACGCGCTTGACATCTTCAAAGTCTTCCTCTGCCGTGCAATGGCCGAATTCGTCGGTGTCATCCCAGTTTTTCATGAAGATGCCGATCACGTCGTAGCCCTGTTGCTTGAGCAAGAGCGCCGCGACTGAGGAGTCGACGCCGCCAGACATGCCGACGACGACGCGTGTCTGCTGGGGCGATTTGGACATGGGGATCCCTCCTTTTTTGCAAATACAAGTTACATCTATTTTAACAAACGGCAACAGGGGCGACAATTGAACAACTTTCCACGAACTTTTCCACTTCCGTCTGAAAGTTCGCGCGAAC harbors:
- a CDS encoding ABC transporter ATP-binding protein — protein: MLELDDVHAFYGEAHVLHGVSLVVQPGQVVCLIGRNGMGKSTTLKAIMGLVHVRKGGIYYRGEAITNWEPYKVFKKAIGYIPEDRRIFASLTVRENLLLGAYYAPKKKKRWTIEEVFKLFPVLKEKQDRSGAMLSGGEQQMLAIARSLMSDPELLLIDEPCEGLAPIIVQELGAAIKRLYEEGLPILLVEQSLKLSKELGDYYYVLSKGQVVFSGDRQALFGDGDVISKYLGVNV
- a CDS encoding 1,4-dihydroxy-2-naphthoate octaprenyltransferase, which produces MKGGCALNPEKPIIPASTLPPLPDWRVWWRQMRPHTLTASVIPVLIGTAMAMSHTAIHLPLFFAMLAASLLIQAATNLFNEYYDYKRGLDTPESVGIGGAIVRDGISPKTVLCLAILFFFIAILLGLYICANSSWWIAVVGLVSMAVGYFYTGGPYPLAYTPFGELASGFFMGPVIVLISYYIQAGTLSRDVVLTSIPVAILVGAILLSNNIRDLDSDRERGRKTLAIRLGRPKAIQLLAGMFAAAYLWTIVYALIIASYWFLLVLLSLPKAVQAIRRFRGKTKPAEMMPAMKSTAQLHTQYGILLMAGILLEGFIIIN
- a CDS encoding UTP--glucose-1-phosphate uridylyltransferase, whose product is MKVRKAIIPAAGLGTRFLPATKAMPKEMLPIVDKPTIQYIVEEAVASGIEDIIIVTGKGKRAIEDHFDTSFELEYHLRQKGKLDLLEEVRRPSQVEIHYIRQKEPLGLGHAVWCARKFIGDEPFAVLLGDDIVQAEVPALKQMIEQFNRYRASVIGVQPVREDEVERYGIVEAQKIDEAFYRVLHLVEKPKRDEAPSNLAIMGRYILTPRIFDLLEKQQAGSGGEIQLTDAISALNKVEAVYAYQFVGTRYDVGEKLGYIQTMIELALQREELRAELLDYLHRLLEKEKAANRPLR